A region of Lepeophtheirus salmonis chromosome 13, UVic_Lsal_1.4, whole genome shotgun sequence DNA encodes the following proteins:
- the LOC121128303 gene encoding ephrin-A4: MNKIIITLRVLLALTAFPVSSIGSKNIFYIHWNRANPMFRQDNRDHIVEVNKGNQQWEYDQVNLICPTSKPGTSLYPETHVIYSVSKEEYETCRITNPNPRIVAVCNSPFRLLYFTLTFRSFTPIPGGLEFKPGHNYYFISTSSATDLHRRVGGGCASHNMRMIFKVAGEDGTSFPQDDYLPRKTNPLFESFDNRRNNDVYGSSYYSSKKASEYSSRFLYAAPANYQPKEEILSNHIEEAQKFLSNDSSRPMGSLSYPSLLLAFTCMLYVSLY, translated from the coding sequence atgaataaaatcataataacaCTACGTGTTCTATTAGCTCTTACGGCCTTTCCCGTGAGCAGTATtggaagcaaaaatatattctacatCCATTGGAATCGTGCAAATCCCATGTTTCGTCAAGACAACAGGGATCACATCGTGGAAGTTAACAAAGGGAATCAGCAATGGGAATACGACCAAGTCAATCTCATTTGCCCTACCTCCAAACCTGGAACTTCCCTCTATCCTGAAACTCATGTGATTTACTCCGTCTCTAAAGAAGAGTACGAAACCTGCCGGATCACAAATCCCAACCCACGTATCGTGGCTGTTTGTAACAGTCCCTTTCGACTCCTTTACTTTACTCTCACTTTCCGATCCTTTACACCTATTCCCGGAGGTCTGGAATTCAAGCCTGGACATAATTACTACTTTATTTCCACTTCATCCGCCACGGATTTGCATCGCCGTGTGGGAGGTGGTTGCGCCTCACATAATATGCGCATGATTTTCAAAGTAGCTGGAGAAGATGGAACTTCTTTTCCTCAGGATGATTACCTTCCTCGCAAGACCAATCCTCTTTTTGAGTCTTTTGACAACCGCAGAAACAACGATGTCTATGGATCATCTTACTACTCATCCAAAAAAGCCTCAGAGTATTCCTCCCGATTCCTATATGCAGCTCCTGCAAATTATCAACCCAAGGAAGAGATCTTATCCAATCACATCGAAGAGGCTCAAAAGTTTCTCTCTAATGATTCGAGTCGGCCCATGGGCTCTCTAAGCTATCCTTCTCTTCTCCTTGCCTTTACATGCATGTTATATGTATCACTCTATTGA